A genome region from Bacillota bacterium includes the following:
- a CDS encoding helix-turn-helix domain-containing protein — protein MSIPSGVARQQNSTPRGRNTPAPRAPRRNRLRPDTWQRDACSAILYVMWYWTGIAGNAPGMDSTVTEAVGPSGEANAAARAARAEANAAARAVWDEAGVRDAVAAFRLKLREGFSVSTPEQVLHLVEQLGFCHAFTPEPPDCPFSVAAVPGLFELLPTDDEDTRWDWAWTWKDSFLESGHVYYGKLIHRKPTYVSSRMLSPFYAMTGNLGDADDCANALDEARAGGFACTVYEHIAASGPTSTIELGRHFAVTRATLDRALTELQTAMLLVPAGTRPEGPRKYTYVWDIFPRRFPAAVAAASSLGRSQATEEVILRYLQLAGATSEHHICRALPIPAFLITNALKKLQSRGLVAQCQSPTAPRRR, from the coding sequence GCGCACCCCGCCGGAACAGGCTGCGCCCGGACACGTGGCAGAGGGACGCCTGTTCTGCTATCCTCTACGTGATGTGGTACTGGACGGGCATAGCCGGCAATGCACCCGGGATGGACAGCACCGTCACTGAGGCGGTGGGTCCGAGCGGCGAGGCGAACGCCGCTGCGCGGGCGGCACGGGCCGAGGCGAACGCCGCTGCGCGGGCGGTCTGGGACGAAGCGGGCGTGCGGGACGCCGTGGCAGCGTTCAGACTGAAGCTACGCGAAGGCTTCAGCGTATCGACGCCAGAGCAGGTTCTGCACCTGGTGGAGCAACTCGGCTTCTGCCACGCCTTCACCCCTGAGCCGCCCGACTGCCCCTTCTCCGTGGCCGCAGTGCCCGGCCTGTTCGAGCTGCTGCCCACGGACGACGAGGACACTCGCTGGGACTGGGCATGGACCTGGAAGGACTCCTTCCTGGAGTCAGGCCACGTTTACTACGGCAAGCTCATCCACCGCAAGCCTACCTACGTCTCATCCCGCATGCTCTCCCCGTTCTACGCCATGACCGGCAATCTGGGCGACGCGGACGACTGCGCCAATGCCCTGGACGAGGCTCGGGCGGGGGGCTTCGCCTGCACCGTCTACGAGCACATCGCCGCCTCGGGGCCCACCTCGACCATTGAACTCGGGCGGCACTTCGCGGTGACCCGGGCGACCCTCGACCGCGCGCTGACGGAACTGCAAACAGCCATGCTCCTGGTCCCCGCGGGCACGCGGCCCGAGGGACCCCGCAAATACACCTACGTATGGGACATCTTCCCGCGCCGCTTTCCCGCCGCAGTAGCAGCAGCATCGTCCCTCGGCCGGTCCCAGGCGACCGAGGAGGTCATCCTGCGCTACCTGCAGCTGGCCGGCGCCACCTCGGAGCACCACATCTGCCGGGCACTGCCCATCCCCGCCTTCCTCATCACCAACGCGCTCAAGAAGCTCCAATCCCGGGGCCTGGTCGCCCAGTGCCAGTCACCCACCGCACCCCGCCGCCGCTGA
- a CDS encoding threonine/serine dehydratase — MPELWEPSIADVYRARTVVGRFLRPTPLIRPGALGEALGCETWLKCENLQPIGAFKVRGGLNLVSRLTPDERRNGVITASTGNHGQSIAYAARAFGVRAIIAAPEGANPYKVEAMRRLGAEVVLRGKDFDEARLWVEEEAQRQGYRYVHSMNEPLLIAGVATAYLEILEEVPDLDYIIVPIGGGSGACGACIVAKSLNPAIQVIGVQAERAPAVYLSWKQGRLVETPDCDTFAEGLATRVAFELPFSILRRYLDDMVLVSEDDMKDAVVLLLETAHQLAEGAGAAATAAALKMRNELAGKKVALMLSGGNITVDTLRSILCRRTDT, encoded by the coding sequence ATGCCGGAGTTGTGGGAGCCGAGTATCGCGGATGTGTACCGGGCGCGGACGGTGGTAGGCAGGTTCCTGCGACCCACGCCGCTGATCAGGCCCGGCGCCCTGGGTGAGGCGCTGGGATGCGAGACGTGGTTGAAGTGCGAGAACCTGCAGCCGATTGGGGCGTTCAAGGTTCGGGGTGGCCTCAACCTGGTGTCACGCCTGACGCCGGACGAGAGGCGGAACGGGGTCATCACGGCGTCCACCGGGAATCACGGGCAGTCCATCGCGTACGCGGCGCGGGCCTTCGGGGTGAGGGCCATCATCGCCGCACCGGAGGGCGCCAATCCCTACAAGGTGGAGGCGATGAGGCGCCTGGGGGCGGAGGTGGTCCTGCGGGGAAAGGATTTCGACGAGGCCCGCCTGTGGGTGGAGGAGGAGGCGCAACGACAGGGCTACCGCTACGTGCACTCCATGAATGAGCCCCTGCTCATTGCCGGGGTGGCCACCGCCTACCTGGAGATCCTGGAGGAGGTCCCCGACCTGGATTACATCATCGTCCCCATCGGGGGCGGCAGCGGGGCGTGCGGGGCGTGTATCGTGGCCAAGAGCCTGAATCCCGCCATCCAGGTGATCGGCGTACAGGCGGAGCGCGCTCCGGCCGTCTACCTGTCCTGGAAGCAGGGTCGTTTGGTGGAGACGCCGGATTGCGACACCTTCGCCGAGGGGCTGGCCACCCGGGTGGCGTTTGAGTTACCGTTCAGTATCCTGCGCCGCTACCTGGACGACATGGTACTGGTGTCCGAGGATGATATGAAGGACGCCGTCGTCCTGCTCCTGGAGACGGCTCACCAGCTGGCCGAGGGCGCGGGGGCGGCCGCCACCGCAGCCGCGTTGAAGATGCGGAATGAGCTGGCCGGGAAGAAGGTGGCGCTCATGCTCTCCGGAGGGAATATCACCGTGGATACCCTGCGCAGCATCCTCTGCCGCCGCACGGACACCTGA
- a CDS encoding nitroreductase family protein, which yields MEIPVGQWYRAIERRRSRRHFDRLPVEPGLLGRMEAVCAEFRPYGEARAVLVPRPADEVLRGLVGSYGQVKGAPAYVALVGDMRSPYVQERVGYTGQALVLEATSLGLGTCWVGGFFRPEVAGRLLGVGAGEQVMAVIPFGRPGHCTWEESLMTGFARSHHRKPLAQLMVQDHPGSGLPEEARWPGWVLAALEAARLAPSAVNRQPWRFSVEVASPPDQAGCTITVSVAGGRDPGGISRRLDCGIAMLHIEVAALAHGVRGSWEPLHPPQVARFVQPRMAQLSRPQ from the coding sequence GTGGAGATACCTGTCGGGCAGTGGTACCGGGCCATCGAAAGGCGCCGTTCGCGCCGGCATTTCGACCGGCTGCCGGTTGAGCCCGGGCTGCTCGGGCGGATGGAGGCTGTGTGTGCGGAGTTCCGCCCCTATGGGGAGGCGCGGGCGGTGTTGGTACCGCGCCCGGCAGATGAGGTGTTGAGGGGGCTGGTGGGGAGCTACGGGCAGGTCAAGGGGGCGCCGGCCTACGTGGCCCTGGTGGGGGACATGAGGAGCCCCTACGTACAGGAGCGAGTCGGCTACACCGGCCAGGCGCTGGTGCTCGAGGCCACCTCCCTCGGTCTGGGTACCTGCTGGGTGGGAGGGTTCTTCCGCCCCGAGGTGGCGGGCCGGCTGCTGGGTGTGGGCGCCGGAGAGCAGGTGATGGCCGTCATCCCCTTCGGTCGTCCTGGTCACTGCACCTGGGAGGAGTCCCTCATGACCGGGTTTGCTCGCTCGCACCACCGGAAGCCGCTTGCCCAATTGATGGTCCAGGATCACCCCGGGAGCGGGCTGCCCGAAGAAGCCCGCTGGCCGGGGTGGGTGCTGGCCGCCCTCGAGGCTGCCCGGCTGGCCCCGTCCGCAGTGAATCGCCAGCCATGGCGCTTCAGCGTAGAGGTTGCGTCTCCCCCCGACCAGGCCGGCTGCACGATCACCGTCTCGGTGGCGGGAGGGCGCGACCCCGGCGGCATCAGCAGACGCCTGGACTGCGGAATCGCCATGCTCCACATCGAGGTTGCCGCGCTGGCCCATGGGGTGCGAGGTTCCTGGGAGCCGCTCCATCCGCCCCAGGTGGCGCGCTTCGTGCAACCCCGGATGGCGCAACTCTCCCGACCTCAGTGA
- a CDS encoding aldo/keto reductase, which produces MLRRKFGSQGFEVSILGFGMMRLPVVDDDPAKIDEEKTAEMVSYAVEHGVDYIDTAYSYHREQSEVVVGRLLGGGYRERVKLATKCPTWLVKSHEDFDRYLDIQLERLQTDHVDVYLMHGLTVERWKTLVKADVFRFFERARADGRVQHAGFSFHDSLEVFKAIVDAYPWDLCQIQFNYMDEHFQAGIEGLGYAGGKGLAVVVMEPLRGGSLTKNVPPEVQAIWDRAPVKRTPAEWGLRWVWNHPQVTVVLSGMSTMEQLAENIRTAGTALPNSLTGEELALVEEVRAAYRRRTKVDCTHCGYCTPCPQGISIPDLFGLYNDASVYGSLGELARHCDRVKERLGDPASCAECGQCESACPQGLPIPQYLKEMVAALTALAGPTPGA; this is translated from the coding sequence ATGCTGCGCAGGAAGTTCGGGTCACAGGGCTTCGAGGTTTCTATCCTGGGTTTTGGCATGATGCGGCTTCCGGTCGTCGATGACGACCCGGCGAAGATAGATGAAGAAAAGACGGCGGAAATGGTGAGCTATGCCGTGGAACACGGCGTCGACTACATCGACACCGCCTACAGCTATCACCGCGAACAGAGCGAGGTGGTCGTCGGCCGCCTACTGGGGGGCGGGTACCGGGAGCGCGTGAAGCTGGCCACCAAGTGCCCTACCTGGCTGGTCAAGTCCCACGAGGACTTCGACCGGTACCTCGACATCCAGCTCGAGCGGCTGCAGACGGACCACGTCGACGTGTACCTGATGCACGGCCTCACCGTAGAACGGTGGAAGACGCTGGTGAAGGCCGACGTGTTCCGGTTCTTCGAGCGCGCCCGGGCCGACGGCCGCGTCCAGCACGCGGGCTTCTCCTTCCACGACAGCCTGGAGGTCTTCAAGGCCATCGTGGACGCCTACCCGTGGGATCTCTGCCAGATCCAGTTCAACTACATGGACGAGCACTTCCAGGCCGGGATCGAAGGTCTCGGTTATGCCGGCGGGAAAGGCCTGGCCGTGGTGGTCATGGAGCCCCTGCGCGGCGGGAGTCTCACGAAGAACGTCCCGCCCGAGGTGCAGGCCATCTGGGATCGCGCCCCCGTGAAGCGCACGCCGGCTGAATGGGGGCTGCGCTGGGTGTGGAATCATCCGCAGGTGACCGTGGTGCTGAGCGGCATGAGTACCATGGAGCAGCTGGCAGAGAACATTCGCACCGCCGGGACGGCCCTGCCCAACTCCCTCACCGGGGAGGAACTGGCCCTGGTGGAGGAGGTCAGGGCCGCCTACCGCCGGCGCACGAAGGTCGACTGTACCCACTGTGGCTACTGCACTCCGTGCCCGCAGGGGATCTCCATCCCGGACCTGTTCGGGCTGTACAACGACGCGTCCGTGTATGGTTCTCTCGGGGAGCTGGCCAGGCACTGCGACCGGGTCAAGGAGCGCCTGGGGGACCCCGCCAGTTGCGCGGAGTGCGGGCAGTGCGAGTCGGCCTGTCCCCAGGGTCTCCCCATACCGCAGTACCTCAAGGAGATGGTCGCCGCCCTCACCGCCCTCGCCGGCCCCACGCCCGGCGCCTGA
- a CDS encoding ThiF family adenylyltransferase: protein MQQHGSAGGAVAALQGRGRREGRWLVVGEADLEAVAGEWGIPVRELICLGLAAGTVPARFLRNMGVMGAEGQLRLLDAQATVIGLGGAGGLVAETLARAGVGTLVLVDRDVFEESNLNRQLLASSSTIGRSKAEVAGERIRDVNPHTRVVARRQALTPETARSLLEEPFGATKRNRVVVDCLDSGRDRLILQRGCRELGLPLVHAAVSGWQGRVTLIMPDRPGLEHFYEDADLPTGDEILAAGVAPPVPLIVAAWEAGVALRVLLGDASAAGHVFTYDVATGHAISVPFGLARMSAAWWRRRKKPAPRTGSQSAPQP from the coding sequence ATGCAGCAGCACGGGAGCGCCGGGGGAGCGGTGGCGGCCCTGCAGGGGCGAGGTCGCCGGGAGGGCCGGTGGTTGGTGGTGGGGGAAGCCGACCTGGAGGCGGTGGCCGGGGAGTGGGGTATCCCGGTCAGGGAACTCATCTGCCTGGGCCTGGCCGCCGGCACGGTGCCCGCCCGGTTCCTGCGGAATATGGGGGTCATGGGCGCAGAGGGCCAGCTGCGCCTCCTGGACGCGCAGGCCACGGTGATCGGGCTCGGAGGTGCCGGTGGGCTGGTGGCGGAGACGCTGGCCCGAGCCGGAGTGGGCACCCTGGTGCTGGTGGACCGGGACGTCTTTGAGGAATCCAACCTCAACCGGCAGCTGCTGGCCAGCTCCTCCACCATCGGGAGGTCGAAGGCCGAAGTGGCCGGCGAACGCATCCGGGACGTCAACCCCCACACGCGCGTGGTGGCCAGGCGGCAGGCGCTCACGCCGGAGACCGCCCGCAGCCTGCTGGAAGAGCCATTTGGAGCAACGAAGCGGAACCGGGTGGTGGTGGACTGCCTGGACAGCGGGCGAGACCGCCTGATCCTGCAGCGCGGCTGCCGCGAGCTGGGCCTGCCCCTGGTGCACGCCGCCGTAAGCGGGTGGCAGGGCCGCGTCACGCTCATCATGCCCGACCGCCCCGGTCTGGAGCACTTCTACGAAGACGCGGACCTCCCCACCGGGGACGAAATCCTGGCGGCGGGGGTTGCGCCCCCCGTGCCCCTGATCGTGGCAGCCTGGGAAGCGGGAGTGGCCCTGCGGGTCCTGTTGGGGGATGCGTCGGCGGCAGGGCATGTGTTCACATACGACGTGGCCACCGGCCACGCGATCAGTGTTCCCTTTGGATTGGCGCGCATGTCGGCCGCCTGGTGGCGGCGCCGGAAAAAGCCGGCGCCCCGCACGGGGAGTCAATCCGCGCCGCAGCCATGA
- a CDS encoding DUF1028 domain-containing protein — translation MRPSTFSIVAYDPDRQEWGVAVASKFLAAGAVVMHARAGVGAVATQAHANVSYGPRGLELMAAGIPAPDAVRQLTAADEERHLRQVGLVDAAGRSATFTGEGCLSWAGGIAGEGFTCQGNILAGEQVVRGMADTFLATRGSLARRLHAALLAGDRAGGDRRGRQSAGILVVRAGGGYGGLSDRYMDLRVDDHPDPVVELGRLIDLHDLYFLPPAPEDILPLDEALIKEIQEGLRGLGYWAGATDGRWSPELEAALSTYEGVENLEERHRPGPEIDRKVLSLLRGQIAHLRGRTGSCVRD, via the coding sequence ATGAGGCCGAGTACGTTTTCCATAGTGGCGTATGACCCTGACAGGCAGGAATGGGGGGTGGCGGTGGCCTCCAAGTTCCTGGCCGCGGGGGCCGTGGTGATGCACGCCCGCGCCGGGGTGGGGGCGGTGGCCACCCAGGCGCACGCCAACGTCAGTTACGGTCCCCGGGGCCTGGAGTTGATGGCGGCGGGCATCCCCGCCCCGGACGCGGTGCGGCAACTCACCGCGGCGGACGAGGAGCGTCACCTGCGCCAGGTGGGGCTGGTTGACGCCGCCGGCCGCAGCGCCACCTTCACCGGGGAGGGCTGCCTGTCCTGGGCGGGGGGCATCGCAGGGGAAGGTTTCACCTGCCAGGGCAACATCCTGGCCGGCGAGCAGGTAGTGCGGGGCATGGCGGATACCTTCCTCGCCACCCGTGGCTCCCTGGCCCGGCGCCTGCACGCGGCCCTCCTGGCGGGCGACCGGGCGGGAGGGGACCGGCGGGGCAGGCAGTCGGCGGGCATCCTGGTGGTGCGCGCGGGAGGGGGATACGGCGGCCTCAGCGACCGCTACATGGACCTGCGCGTGGACGACCACCCCGACCCGGTGGTGGAGCTGGGCCGCCTCATCGATTTGCACGATCTCTACTTCCTGCCACCGGCCCCCGAGGACATCCTGCCGCTGGACGAGGCCCTGATCAAGGAGATCCAGGAGGGACTGAGGGGACTCGGCTACTGGGCGGGTGCGACGGACGGCCGCTGGTCGCCGGAACTGGAAGCGGCACTGTCCACTTATGAAGGCGTGGAGAACCTGGAGGAGAGGCACCGCCCCGGACCCGAGATCGACCGCAAGGTGCTCTCTTTGCTCCGGGGCCAGATCGCCCACCTGCGGGGCCGGACGGGCTCCTGCGTACGGGATTAG
- a CDS encoding (deoxy)nucleoside triphosphate pyrophosphohydrolase: MAKTVANTYEGRNILRGYPLIVTAGVIRKDDAVLIARRESGPLAGQWEFPGGKLEPGESPEACLARELREELGLEVEVGDIFAVVYHEYPSGPVLLLGYTCLLPEGHACPPEDCASHLPEDCGHNQTRSRPGRVPSRWVKIPDLHRYGFAPADLPIVEKLQRTGAAPACGEQRRRSGIREEQASPRAMLRA, encoded by the coding sequence GTGGCGAAAACCGTTGCGAACACGTACGAGGGCAGGAACATCCTGCGGGGGTATCCGCTGATCGTCACGGCGGGCGTCATCCGCAAAGATGACGCCGTCCTCATCGCTCGCCGGGAATCGGGACCGCTGGCAGGCCAGTGGGAGTTCCCCGGAGGCAAGCTCGAACCCGGGGAAAGCCCCGAGGCATGCCTGGCCAGGGAACTCCGGGAGGAGCTAGGCCTGGAGGTAGAGGTCGGGGACATCTTCGCGGTGGTCTACCACGAGTACCCCAGCGGGCCGGTCCTGCTCCTCGGGTACACCTGCCTCCTCCCCGAAGGCCACGCCTGCCCGCCCGAAGACTGCGCCTCTCACCTGCCCGAAGACTGCGGGCACAATCAGACGAGGTCCCGCCCGGGACGGGTACCGTCCCGGTGGGTGAAGATCCCCGACCTGCACCGCTATGGCTTCGCTCCCGCGGACCTCCCCATCGTTGAGAAGCTGCAGCGCACCGGCGCGGCTCCCGCTTGCGGGGAGCAACGGCGCCGCAGCGGCATCCGCGAAGAACAGGCATCGCCCCGTGCCATGCTTAGGGCTTGA